The following is a genomic window from Capnocytophaga stomatis.
CAAACAGTTTACCAACAAAAGGTAAAGCTACAATAACAGTTGATAACAAGAAAATCATTGAAGTTGATATTCAAGGGATTTCTTATGGTTTAATTCCAACACTCATTGAAAATGCAGAGGTTGTCATTTACGGAAACCCTTTCACAACAACTATTAGTTTGAAAAAGAATGGTTCTGTATATAACTTCACTTCAAATACAAGTGCACCTGACGGATGTACAACAACTGTTAATGGTGTTATCAATTTGACCAATAACTCTACTATTTCAACAGATAAAGTGGATTTTAAAGCGTTGGCTTTTGACAACTTTAAAGATTTAGAATTTAAAGTAAATTTTGAAAATTTGGAGATTAAAGTAAATGCTGATATCGCGGGACTTAAAGCTTTAAACAAAGATGTTTACTCTGTTGAGGATATGAACAATTTTGTAAAAGTAGATGTATTAAGCTCTGGTAAAAAAGTTGCTGACTTGAAATACAATGAAGATAGCAACGGAAAATATGACCCAGATGTAGTTTTCCTTGATGGAACAACAAACAAAGCTGAATCATATTTCTCTTACTTCTCTAAAAAAGTAAAACACGTTTTCAGAGTAGTATTCGGTTTAGAAAAATAATAATAATGTTTTCTCAAATAGAAAAGCTGACTTCTTTTGGAGGTCAGCTTTTTTATTTTACGATTATTTTTATTGAATATGAATTTGTTAGTCAATGACTTTAACTAATTCAACATCAAAAATAAGAGGAGCATTAGGCGGAATTATTCCTCCGGCACCTCGGCTTCCGTAAGCTAAATCGGCTGGAATTACAAAACGAGCTTTATCTCCTTCACGAAGCAACAAAATCCCTTCATCCCAACCTTCAATTACTTGCCCTACGCCTACAGTAAAGTTTAGTGGTTGGTTTCGGCGATAAGAAGAATCAAAAACCGTTTTATCAAGTAGCATTCCCGTATAGTGAACTGCGACCTCATCACCTGCCTGAGCTTGTTTTCCATTTCCTTTGCTGGTTATCTTATAAAATAACCCACTTTCTGTTTTTTCAAATCCCTCAGTTTCAGAAGCTAATGCTTGCTCTGCTTTTTTGCGAGACTCGGCTACGCGTTTTTCTTTTTCGGCATTAAAATTTTCAAAAGCTTGTACTGCGTCCCATTTTTCAGCCTCCTCACCTACTCTGAAGATGCTAATTTCTTCAATTTTATCTCCTTGAGCGATGCTATCTACTACGTTTTGCCCTTCAACTACTTCCCCGAAAACGGTATGTTTCCCATCTAACCAAGGTGTTGGAACGTGCGTGATAAAGAATTGACTTCCGTTAGTACCAGGACCTGCATTAGCCATAGATAAAATACCTGGTTTATTGTGCTTCAAATCTGAAACAAACTCATCATCAAACTGATAACCAGGATTTCCCGTTCCTGTTCCTAACGGGCAACCTCCTTGAATCATAAAATCAGAAATTACTCGATGAAATTTCAATCCATTGTAATAAGGCTCTCCAAGAGGTTTGCTACTATTTTTTTGCTTTCCTTCCGCCAATGCAACAAAATTTCCTACCGTTCCGGGAGTTTTATCGTGCGTTAGCTTAACCAAAATTTCTCCTTTGGTTGTCTTAAATTTTGCATAAATTCCGTTTTGCATTTCTTTTATTTTTAAAATATCTCTGCAAAAATAACGAAGATTTAAAGAAAGAACAAATAAATTCTTTTTTCAGAGAATCAACAGCTAAAAAATGTTTCATATCTTTGCCAGAAAAATAATTTTATTTCAAAAAAAATTACAAAAGATGCATTTTTTGCCTGAAAAAATAGAAAATTACGCAACACAACATTCTGAAAACGAACCTGAATTACTGCAAGAACTATCACGCCGTACACATTTAAACGTTCTGCAACCAAGAATGTTAAGTGGTCATTTTCAAGGGCGTGTACTAAGTTTACTATCAAAAATTGTTCAGCCGAAAACTATTCTGGAAATCGGAACATATACCGGATACGCCACACTTTGCTTGGCAGAAGGCTTGCGAAAAGACGGGATTTTGCATACAATTGACATAAAAGAAGAATTACAAGACTTACAAAGAGAATTTTTCGACCGAAGTGGAAAAGGAAATCAAATTATTCAGCATTTAGGACAGGCAATCGACATTATCCCTAAATTGGAAACGACCTTTGATTTGGTTTTCATCGATGCTGACAAACAAAATTATGCTAATTATTTTGATTTGGTTATCAATAAAATGAATTCGGGAGGAATAATTCTTTCGGACAATGTGCTTTGGAGCGGAAAAGTAGTAGAAGAAGTCAAACCAAACGACAAACAAACCAAAGCCTTGTTGGCTTACAATCAAAAATTGAAAGAAGATTCACGTGTGGAAACTGTGCTTCTGCCTATCCGCGACGGATTAACCGTGTCGCGAGTGATTTAAACGAAGTTTATTTTCGATTTTTGTTTCGAAAGATTACTTTATTCAAATTATTTTCCATACTTTTGTTTCTTACGAAATAAAAAATAACATAAATATGTCCAAAAAAGCAACTATTATTTATACGAAAACGGATGAAGCTCCTTTTTTGGCAACGCACTCTTTGTTGCCTATCATTCAGCGATTTACAAAATCATCTGGAATTGATTTTCAATTGAAAGACATTTCATTAGCCGGTCGTATTTTGGCAAATTTTCCTGATTTTCTGAAAAAAGAACAACAGGTGGAAGATGCCTTAACCGAGTTGGGAAAATTGGCAACTCAACCCGAAGCCAATATCATCAAACTTCCTAATATTAGTGCTTCTGTTCCTCAATTAGTAGCAGCCATAAAAGAATTACAATCAAAAGGTTACGACCTCCCTGATTACCCCGAAGAACCTAAAACGGAAGCCGAAAAACTCATCAAGGCTCGTTACGACAAGGTCAAAGGAAGTGCCGTAAATCCTGTACTTCGTGAAGGAAATTCAGACCGAAGAGCTCCGAAAGCTGTAAAAAATTACGCTAAAAAACATCCTCACAGTATGGGAGCTTGGTCAAAAGATTCGCAAACGCAAGTCGCCACAATGTCGGAAGGTGATTTCTATCATAGTGAAAAATCCGTTACGATGGAAAAACCTGATAATGTTAAAATTGAACTAACAACAACTTCGGGCGAAAAAATTATTCTGAAAGAAAAAACGGTTCTGCAAGAAGGTGAAATCATCGATGCGGCAGTAATGAGTAAAAAAGCCTTACTTGAATTTCTAAAACAACAAGTGCAATTAGCTAAGGATAAGGGAGTTTTGTTTTCTCTTCATATGAAAGCCACAATGATGAAGGTTTCCGACCCTATCATTTTTGGGCACGCTGTACGCACTTTCTTTGCTGATGTTTTTGAAAAACACGCCGATACATTCAAAAAAATAGGAATTGATGCCAACAACGGATTCGGAGATGTCATTGCAAAAATCGCAAATTTGGAAGCTTCCGAAAAAGAAAAAATAGAAAAAGATATTGAAACAGCTTTGGAAAATGCCCCTGCTCTGGCAATGGTAAATTCTGACAAAGGAATCACTAACTTACACGTTCCTAGTGATGTAATAATCGATGCCTCAATGCCTGCAATGATTCGTAACTCAGGAAAAATGTGGAATGCAAAAGGAGAAACGCAAGATACTTTGGCTGTAATTCCGGATAGCAGCTATGCCGGTGTTTATAAGGAAGTTATCAAATTCTGTAAAGAAAACGGAGCTTTTGACCCTACCACAATGGGAACAGTTCCGAATGTTGGTTTGATGGCTCAAAAAGCGGAAGAGTATGGCTCGCACGACAAAACTTTTGAGATTCCTCAAAATGGTGTTGTAAATGTTATTGGCGAGGACGGAACTGTATATCTATCACAAAATGTGGAAGTTGGCGATATTTGGCGTATGTGTCAAGTAAAAGATGCTCCTGTTCAAGATTGGGTTAAATTGGCTGTTTCAAGAGCCAAAGCCACAAAAACGCCCGCTATTTTTTGGTTAGATGAAAAACGTGCTCACGATGCCGAACTTATCAAAAAAGTAACAAAATATTTGGCTAATCACGATACAAACGGATTGGAAATCAAGATACTTTCACCAGAGGAAGCAACGCTTTTCACTCTAAAACGTTTGGTAAAAGGAGAAGACACTATTTCGGTTACAGGAAATGTTTTGCGTGATTATCTAACGGATTTATTCCCTATTTTGGAACTCGGAACAAGTGCCAAAATGCTTTCTATCGTGCCACTTATGAACGGAGGCGGATTATTTGAAACAGGTGCTGGAGGTTCCGCTCCAAAACACGTAGAACAATTTTTGGGAGAAAATTATTTGCGTTGGGATTCGCTGGGGGAATTTCTGGCATTAGAAGTTTCGTTGGAACATTTGGCAAACACATTTAACAACCCGAAAGCTCTGATTTTAGCAAATACGTTGGGTGAAGCAACTGAAAAAGTTTTGGAAAATGACAAGTCTCCACAACGAAAATTGGGTCAGTTGGACAATCGCGGAAGTCATTTTTACTTAGCACTTTATTGGGCAGAAGCCTTAGCTTCACAAACGAAAGATACCGATTTGGCTAAAGAATTCGCACTAGTAGCTAAGCAACTGAAAGACAATGAAGAGCGTATCGTTTCAGAACTTGCCCAAGTTCAAGGAAAAAACATTACCATAAATGGTTATTACTTCCCTGATGAAGAAAAAACATACGCGGTGATGCAACCAAGTAATACTTTTAATAAAATTCTTTTTTCATAAAATTAAAAAACGCTCCTCCCGGAGCGTTTTTCTCAACTCAAAAAAAGGACTTTCTTCAAGTAGAAAGTCCTTTTCTCACAATGCATATAAATACTACTACTAACTCCTAATTATCTTTTTTCAACAAATTTCCATCTTTGTCGAAATAAGTAACAAAATCTTCTGAATTGCTATCTGCAGCCTCAATTTTGTACTCTTCTTTTGCATTTACATACGCTTTTTTGATAGTTGCTCCATCGTAAGTTTTCTCGAAAGCTTCAACTACAGCTACTGGCAGTTTATCCTTTTCAATTTCTGTAAACTCCTCTTCTTGAACAGACACTACAGCTGCTCTTTCTGTGTTTACATCACTCTTCTGTGCGAAGGCCGTCATACTCCCTAACGCCAATACGCTTAAAAACAAAGTTTTTTTCATAAGTTTTAATTTTTAATTTAAGTAATTGTTTTTTTCTGCTTAGTAAAGATTTTAATTGTAATTTAGTTTTTTCTAATTTTTTGTTTTAACAATCAATTGACTGTAATGAGTAATTTTTTTCTAATTTTTTGTTTTTTGTACTAATCTTATTTATACCAATCTTATGCTTATTTACTTGCTTATTCTTAAAAGTTTTTTAAACTTTTCGTAAGTATTACCTATTATTGCAAACATATTTCTTTGTTTGACAACTTTTTCAGAAGTTTTACTTTCTTCCTGAAAAATCATTTCCATTATACCATCATAAATCACTATTGGATTCATATTTGATAGTTTACTTAATCCTGATGATGTTATGTTTTGTGTTGTCATAATACTTGAATTTTTGCTTGCATTATCTATATTGAAAAAAGCATACCAAATCGGCATTAACTTCAAAATAATTTCACAAAATACTGAATATCAGAATAAAAAGAAGAAACAAATTTTTAAAAATACCTTTTACACACTGAAGAAATATGTGTAATTTACACAAAAAGCATATAATTTTTACACACATAAGGTGTGTATTTTTGAGGTTTACAAAAAAAGAAAGGCTATCTCCCCGACAGCCTATTCTCTAATAATTTAATTAAAATCTAATATAGCATGAAAAAAACTTAGTTCTGGAACTCCCGTCCCATTTATAAACTAACGAGTGCTAAAGTACTGCGATAGAAGAATATATGCAACAACTTTAACCTTTCATTAACTAAAATCAGATTACAAAATTATTTAAATAGCTAATAATCAACAAATTAAATAAATTGGATAAAAATACTTTTTTAACTTTTTTTCTCCACCAACTCCAATTCGGAAAGAGCAACAGAAGTAGTAAACATACCATAATTTACCAACGCTTTATCTTTTTCAATTTTGTCGATGCTTCCCACGCTTCTGCTATCTTTAATTCGCACACGGTCACCAACTTTCAAAGCTCGTTGCATTTTTTCTTTAGCAACCTTTTCTTGTTTTATTTTTTCCTTTTTCTCGGCTTTTTTCTGTATGCGAATAGCTTCCATTTCCTTTTGGACTTCCTCTTCGATTTTCTTTTTCTGTTCCTTTTGTTTATGTTTTTCTAACTTTGAAATTTGTTTTCGTTTTGCGTTTTCACCTTCTATAATCCGCAGAATATCAGAAACTAATGCACGTTTTTTACC
Proteins encoded in this region:
- a CDS encoding NADP-dependent isocitrate dehydrogenase; its protein translation is MSKKATIIYTKTDEAPFLATHSLLPIIQRFTKSSGIDFQLKDISLAGRILANFPDFLKKEQQVEDALTELGKLATQPEANIIKLPNISASVPQLVAAIKELQSKGYDLPDYPEEPKTEAEKLIKARYDKVKGSAVNPVLREGNSDRRAPKAVKNYAKKHPHSMGAWSKDSQTQVATMSEGDFYHSEKSVTMEKPDNVKIELTTTSGEKIILKEKTVLQEGEIIDAAVMSKKALLEFLKQQVQLAKDKGVLFSLHMKATMMKVSDPIIFGHAVRTFFADVFEKHADTFKKIGIDANNGFGDVIAKIANLEASEKEKIEKDIETALENAPALAMVNSDKGITNLHVPSDVIIDASMPAMIRNSGKMWNAKGETQDTLAVIPDSSYAGVYKEVIKFCKENGAFDPTTMGTVPNVGLMAQKAEEYGSHDKTFEIPQNGVVNVIGEDGTVYLSQNVEVGDIWRMCQVKDAPVQDWVKLAVSRAKATKTPAIFWLDEKRAHDAELIKKVTKYLANHDTNGLEIKILSPEEATLFTLKRLVKGEDTISVTGNVLRDYLTDLFPILELGTSAKMLSIVPLMNGGGLFETGAGGSAPKHVEQFLGENYLRWDSLGEFLALEVSLEHLANTFNNPKALILANTLGEATEKVLENDKSPQRKLGQLDNRGSHFYLALYWAEALASQTKDTDLAKEFALVAKQLKDNEERIVSELAQVQGKNITINGYYFPDEEKTYAVMQPSNTFNKILFS
- a CDS encoding O-methyltransferase yields the protein MHFLPEKIENYATQHSENEPELLQELSRRTHLNVLQPRMLSGHFQGRVLSLLSKIVQPKTILEIGTYTGYATLCLAEGLRKDGILHTIDIKEELQDLQREFFDRSGKGNQIIQHLGQAIDIIPKLETTFDLVFIDADKQNYANYFDLVINKMNSGGIILSDNVLWSGKVVEEVKPNDKQTKALLAYNQKLKEDSRVETVLLPIRDGLTVSRVI
- a CDS encoding peptidylprolyl isomerase, whose protein sequence is MQNGIYAKFKTTKGEILVKLTHDKTPGTVGNFVALAEGKQKNSSKPLGEPYYNGLKFHRVISDFMIQGGCPLGTGTGNPGYQFDDEFVSDLKHNKPGILSMANAGPGTNGSQFFITHVPTPWLDGKHTVFGEVVEGQNVVDSIAQGDKIEEISIFRVGEEAEKWDAVQAFENFNAEKEKRVAESRKKAEQALASETEGFEKTESGLFYKITSKGNGKQAQAGDEVAVHYTGMLLDKTVFDSSYRRNQPLNFTVGVGQVIEGWDEGILLLREGDKARFVIPADLAYGSRGAGGIIPPNAPLIFDVELVKVID